The proteins below are encoded in one region of Salmo salar chromosome ssa02, Ssal_v3.1, whole genome shotgun sequence:
- the LOC106587717 gene encoding cell division control protein 6 homolog: protein MPSTRSKAQPILQFPRRKSSRVDSKSTPSKSTSQLKETQSLCSVEASKPQSLPERVQLMPPSHGPVALKGITLCPRLTPRIPLSPRKRTGDENGCNLSANLLGSPPKQTRLNLSSPHKLGFDENSPVLSPKRQPISRPRASPSRLHETPSGSPCPRSEETPVVRLFAEKSKFHSVKQALHTAVPERLLSREAERSFIRSFLEDKALKASPASLYISGAPGTGKTACLNCVLQEMKDELKEIQTVVLNCMSLRSSHAIFPLLAEKLGASGGHTDTKLQKLLTSTGPTVLLVLDEMDQLDSKAQDVLYTIFEWPYLPKSRLCLIGIANALDLTDRILPRLQALPRCRPQLLHFPPYSRQELAAIVQDRLTQVSGEGLLDASAVQFCARKVSAVSGDARKALDICRRAVELVESDDRKKAAETSASRVSVPQVARVLSDVYGDRMSSSQGESFPLQQKLLLCCLLLLTRNGKNKEIPLGKLHEVYSRLCAKRQVGGVGQGECLSLCSLLESRGIFALKKAKEARLTKVSLKIEERDVENALKDRTLLGSILTAGLP from the exons ATGCCCAGTACACGGTCTAAGGCTCAGCCCATCCTCCAGTTCCCCAGACGCAAGTCCTCTAGGGTTGACTCAAAAAGCACCCCCTCCAAGAGCACATCCCAGCTGAAGGAGACCCAGTCCCTCTGCTCCGTGGAGGCTTCTAAACCGCAGTCCCTTCCAGAGAGGGTCCAGCTAATGCCCCCCTCACACGGGCCCGTGGCCCTCAAAGGCATAACTCTGTGCCCAAGGTTGACCCCAAGAATACCCCTCAGCCCTCGCAAACGCACAG GAGATGAAAATGGCTGTAACCTCAGTGCCAACCTACTGGGCTCTCCTCCCAAACAGACCCGCCTTAACCTGTCCTCCCCCCACAAGCTGGGCTTTGATGAGAACTCCCCCGTTCTATCCCCCAAACGGCAGCCCATCTCCCGCCCCAGGGCCTCCCCCAGCAGACTGCATGAGACCCCCAGTGGGAGCCCATGTCCCCGATCAGAGGAGACACCCGTGGTCCGCCTCTTTGCTGAAA AGTCTAAGTTCCATAGTGTGAAGCAGGCCCTCCACACGGCCGTCCCAGAGCGCCTGCTATCCCGGGAGGCTGAGAGGTCCTTCATCCGCTCCTTCCTGGAGGACAAGGCCCTGAAGGCCAGCCCGGCCAGCCTCTACATCTCTGGAGCCCCCGGCACCGGCAAGACGGCTTGCCTCAACTGTGTGTTGCAGGAGATGAAG GATGAGCTGAAGGAGATTCAGACAGTGGTGTTAAACTGTATGTCTCTACGTAGCTCCCATGCCATCTTCCCCTTGCTGGCAGAGAAGCTGGGGGCCTCCGGGGGCCACACCGACACCAAGCTGCAGAAACTGCTGACCAGCACAGGGCCCACTGT TCTTTTAGTCCTGGATGAAATGGACCAGTTGGACAGCAAGGCCCAAGATGTTCTCTACACCATCTTTGAGTGGCCCTACCTGCCCAAGTCCCGCCTCTGTCTCATCG GTATCGCCAACGCTCTGGACCTGACAGACAGGATCCTCCCCAGGCTGCAGGCCCTGCCTCGCTGTCGCCCCCAGCTGTTACACTTCCCTCCCTACAGCCGCCAGGAGCTCGCCGCCATCGTACAGGACAGACTCACACAGGTGTCCGGAGAAGGGTTACTAGATGCATCGGCCGTGCAGTTTTGTGCCAGGAAGGTGTCTGCTGTATCGGGAGACGCACGCAAAGCTCTGGATATCTGCCG GAGAGCTGTAGAACTTGTGGAGTCTGACGACAGAAAGAAGGCAGCAGAGACTTCAGCGTCTCGTGTGAGCGTGCCCCAGGTGGCCAGAGTGCTGTCGGACGTGTACGGGGACCGCATGTCCTCCTcacagggagagagcttcccccTCCAGCAGAAACttctgctctgctgtctgctaCTGCTCACCCGCAACGGCAAGAACAAAGAGATCCCACTGGGCAAG CTCCATGAGGTGTACAGCCGTCTATGTGCCAAGAGACAGGTGGGCGGCGTGGGCCAGGGCGAGtgcctctccctctgtagtctgcTGGAGAGCCGGGGAATCTTTGCCCTGAAAAAAGCCAAGGAGGCTCGCCTCACCAAGGTTTCTCTGAAGATTGAGGAGAGGGACGTGGAGAATGCTCTGAAGGATCGCACCCTGCTGGGCAGCATCCTGACCGCTGGCCTACCGTGA
- the LOC123730027 gene encoding WAS/WASL-interacting protein family member 2 yields MGLRNFPGGTTHCTRRTQAAATADAITHLLHPPRHLQDLQGVADHPHPPGSPPARDQPLLHPILGHETGGGGQAPVPPPPYRIHSAVTPNTTSSEPPHHTRGPRPPPPPSSSSRTGPPPPPPPIRNGHSSSSKSNIEDFESKFDFHPVEDFPPPEEYRNFTKIYPSKSNKPGPGMIRGVPPAPPLAR; encoded by the exons ATGGGGCTCCGAAACTTCCCCGGAGGCACAACTCACTGCACAAGAAGAACTCAGGCGGCAGCTACGGCGGACGCAATCACgcacctcctccacccccctcgcCATCTGCAGGACCTCCAGGGGGTGGCAGACCACCCCCACCCGCCAGGGAGCCCCCCAGCAAGAGATCAG CCCCTTCTGCACCCAATCCTGGGTCACGAAACGGGGGGTGGTGGGCAAGCCCCTGTTCCCCCGCCCCCCTACCGGATCCACAGTGCTGTCACTCCCAACACCACCTCCTCGGAGCCACCCCACCACACCCGGGGGCCCAGGCCCCCTCCACCCCCTTCATCTTCCTCCCGCACTGGACCCCCGCCGCCTCCCCCGCCCATCCGCAACGGACACTCCTCTTCCTCCAAGTCCAATATAG AGGATTTTGAGTCCAAGTTTGACTTCCACCCAGTGGAGGACTTCCCACCCCCTGAGGAATATAGGAATTTCACCAAGATCTACCCCAGCAAAAGCAATAAACCTGGACCAG GCATGATCCGGGGAGTACCTCCAGCGCCACCATTGGCAAGGTGA